TTTTCCTAGTCCTTGCGATAAGCCTCTTATGGGCTAGCTCCAGTCTCTTTCTTCTCTCTTTTGCGGGGACTTGTTCCAGCAATTCCCCCATAAGCGAAGATAACTGTTTTACTGCTTGTTTTTGGGTTAATTTCTTCTTTTTGTTGGAACTCATTCTCTACAAAATATCACGACGAGGTTTTTTCCTCAACAGGATAATTGAGAATATTTTAATTTACACTTGACATGCTTGAGCGGCTCAAGTATACTCCGAGACATGAACAAACTAACTAAAGAGAAGCGAGTCCAGATCATCAAGGCTCTTGTTGAAGGCAACTCCCTCCGTGCTACAGCCCGGATGTGTGATGTTGCATTCAATACAGTCCTGAAACTTCTTCCTGAGATCGGCAAAGCGTGTGCTGATTACCAGGACGTGGTTTTTAGAAATCTTCCCTGCAAAAAACTCCAGTGTGATGAAATCTGGTCCTTCTGTTACGCGAAGGAAAAAAACCTTCCGGCTGAATTGCGCGGTAAAATTGGCTTTGGTTCTGTTTGGACGTGGGTTGCTATCGACGCACAGACAAAGCTGGTTCCTTCTTGGCTCGTCGGAGATCGTAGCGCCGAGACAGCCCGCACGTTCATGACTGATCTTGCCGCGAGACTCGCTAACCGCGTTCAACTCACCACGGATGGATATAAGGCTTATCTAGTCGCAGTAGCAGACGCCTTTGACGGAGTGCCGATTGATTACGCGATGCTGGTTAAGATTTACAATGAGCCTTACGGGGAAGGCAGCGAGAAGCGTTACAGCCCTGGGGAATGCTGCGGAGCTACGAAGCAGGAAGTCAAAGGCGACCCCGACCCCAAGCACATTTCAACGTCCTACGTTGAACGTCAAAACCTCACCATGAGAATGAGCATGAGGCGATTTACGCGCCTGACTAACGCCTTCTCCAAAAAGGTCGAGAATCACTCTTGCGCGATTGCCCTTCACTACATGCATTATAACTTTTGCCGGATTCATAAGAGCCTCAGAGTTACCCCGGCAATGGAAGCAAGCGTTACGGATCACGTCTGGTCGATTGAGGAAGTGGCGGGCTTGTTGGAAGCGGTCGAGAAATCAGCGGCAGCCTGAAAATGAGTCACTACCAAGTGAAAAATTCTGCTGTAAGAGCGCGCCAAATACAACGGGACGGGCGCAGTCGAGACGCGCGCCGGCGCCCTGCCGTCTTCGGGCCGCGCACGGTGGGAGGGCTGTTGTCTTTTTCTCCCCGAGTTCTTACGATGGGTCATGTCGAGAAAAAAAGCCGTGGTTCTTTTGAGCGGCGGCGTCGATTCATCGACTGCGCTGGCGATCGCCAAGAGCGCTGGATATGAAATTCATGCGCTCAGCTTTCGCTACGGCCAGCGTCACGAGCGCGAGATCGAGGCGGCAAAAAAAGTCGCCGGCTCTCTCGGCGTCAAAGAGCGCCTGATCATCGAATTCAATCTCCGCGCCATCGGCGGCTCGGCGCTCACCAGCGAGATCGACGTCCCCAAAGGCCGCAGCGCGAGCCAAATCTCCCACGGCATTCCCGTCACCTACGTCCCGGCGCGCAACACGATTTTTCTTTCCTTCGGCCTGGCCCTGGCCGAGAAGATAAGCGCCGAAGATATTTTTTTCGGCGCCAACCAGCTCGACTACAGCGGTTATCCCGACTGCCGGGAAGAATATATCCGCGCGTTTGCAAAGATGGCGAACCTGGCGACCAAAGCCGGCGTCGAGGGCAAAGCGAAAATAAAAATCCACACGCCGCTGATCCGAATGACCAAGGCGGAGATTATCAAAAAAGGCCTGGAGCTGGGACTCGACTACTCGCTCACGTGGAGCTGCTACGATCCCACGCCGGAGGGATTAGCCTGCGGCCTCTGCGATAGCTGCCA
The sequence above is drawn from the Candidatus Binatia bacterium genome and encodes:
- the queC gene encoding 7-cyano-7-deazaguanine synthase QueC → MPSSGRARWEGCCLFLPEFLRWVMSRKKAVVLLSGGVDSSTALAIAKSAGYEIHALSFRYGQRHEREIEAAKKVAGSLGVKERLIIEFNLRAIGGSALTSEIDVPKGRSASQISHGIPVTYVPARNTIFLSFGLALAEKISAEDIFFGANQLDYSGYPDCREEYIRAFAKMANLATKAGVEGKAKIKIHTPLIRMTKAEIIKKGLELGLDYSLTWSCYDPTPEGLACGLCDSCQLRLKGFKEAGVEDPIRYARLNC
- a CDS encoding IS1 family transposase, whose protein sequence is MNKLTKEKRVQIIKALVEGNSLRATARMCDVAFNTVLKLLPEIGKACADYQDVVFRNLPCKKLQCDEIWSFCYAKEKNLPAELRGKIGFGSVWTWVAIDAQTKLVPSWLVGDRSAETARTFMTDLAARLANRVQLTTDGYKAYLVAVADAFDGVPIDYAMLVKIYNEPYGEGSEKRYSPGECCGATKQEVKGDPDPKHISTSYVERQNLTMRMSMRRFTRLTNAFSKKVENHSCAIALHYMHYNFCRIHKSLRVTPAMEASVTDHVWSIEEVAGLLEAVEKSAAA